From a region of the Pseudomonas fulva 12-X genome:
- a CDS encoding ribonucleotide-diphosphate reductase subunit beta produces the protein MLSWDEFDKEDGAEAASPAKNNAAQAGADMSLEKLNQVGGNAALEARAVDASDSAAVARAKQALNDLDIQEGLDELEGSSARVEVGDKQMINARADLNQLVPFKYDWAWQKYLDGCANHWMPQEVNMTADIALWKSADGLTEDERRIVKRNLGFFSTADSLVANNLVLAVYRLITNPECRQYILRQAFEEAIHTHAYQYCIESLGMDEGEIFNMYHEIPSVAKKASWGLKYTRSISDPKFETGTPETDRQFLKNLIAYYCVLEGIFFYCGFTQILSMGRRNKMTGTAEQFQYILRDESMHLNFGIDMINQIKIENPHLWDATMKDEATQMILQGAQLEIEYARDTMPRGVLGMNAAMMEDYLKFIANRRLTQIGLKEEYPGTTNPFPWMSEIMDLKKEKNFFETRVIEYQTGGALSWD, from the coding sequence ATGCTGAGCTGGGATGAATTCGACAAGGAAGACGGCGCCGAAGCCGCCTCCCCCGCCAAGAACAACGCCGCACAGGCCGGCGCCGACATGAGCCTGGAAAAACTCAACCAGGTCGGCGGCAATGCCGCCCTCGAAGCCCGCGCCGTCGACGCCAGCGACTCCGCTGCCGTAGCCCGCGCCAAACAAGCCCTCAACGACCTCGACATCCAGGAAGGCCTGGACGAGCTCGAGGGCAGCTCCGCGCGCGTGGAAGTCGGCGACAAGCAGATGATCAACGCCCGCGCCGACCTCAACCAGCTCGTACCCTTCAAGTACGACTGGGCCTGGCAGAAGTATCTGGATGGTTGCGCCAACCACTGGATGCCCCAGGAAGTGAACATGACCGCGGACATCGCCCTGTGGAAGTCCGCCGACGGCCTGACCGAAGACGAGCGCCGCATCGTCAAGCGCAACCTGGGCTTCTTCTCCACCGCCGACAGCCTGGTCGCCAACAACTTGGTACTGGCCGTGTACCGCCTGATCACCAACCCCGAGTGCCGCCAGTACATCCTGCGCCAGGCCTTCGAGGAAGCGATCCACACCCACGCCTACCAGTACTGCATCGAATCGCTGGGCATGGATGAAGGCGAAATCTTCAACATGTACCACGAGATCCCGAGCGTCGCGAAGAAAGCCTCCTGGGGCCTGAAGTACACCCGCTCGATCTCCGACCCCAAGTTCGAAACCGGCACCCCGGAAACCGATCGCCAGTTCCTCAAGAACCTGATCGCCTACTACTGCGTACTCGAAGGCATCTTCTTCTACTGCGGCTTCACCCAGATCCTCTCCATGGGCCGCCGCAACAAGATGACCGGCACCGCCGAGCAGTTCCAGTACATCCTGCGTGACGAGTCCATGCACCTGAACTTCGGCATCGACATGATCAACCAGATCAAGATCGAAAATCCGCACCTGTGGGACGCCACCATGAAGGACGAAGCGACCCAGATGATCCTGCAGGGCGCCCAGCTGGAAATCGAATACGCACGCGACACCATGCCGCGCGGCGTACTGGGCATGAACGCCGCGATGATGGAGGACTACCTCAAATTCATCGCCAACCGCCGCCTGACCCAAATCGGCCTGAAGGAAGAATACCCGGGCACCACCAACCCGTTCCCGTGGATGAGCGAGATCATGGACCTCAAGAAGGAGAAGAACTTCTTCGAGACCCGCGTGATCGAGTATCAGACTGGCGGGGCGTTGAGCTGGGATTGA
- a CDS encoding class I SAM-dependent DNA methyltransferase, protein MPANALYTDLSDYYDLMCADIDYAAQSSAVQRLQQLFGNGGTRHLDLACGTGPHVRHFLDAGFQSGGLDINQPMLDKAAIRCPEAHFAVQDMCTFSVAEPFDLITCFLYSLHYSATVARLKACIASVHRALQPGGLFCFNAVDRTRIDNRLFASHTVQIEAGRFTFSSGWHYSGAGERQALRLHIEKTAGDETLTWHDEHPMVAVSFAELEALLEPHFEVHVLEHDYQRILPLGDGAGNALFVCVKR, encoded by the coding sequence ATGCCCGCCAACGCCCTCTACACGGACCTGTCCGATTACTACGACCTGATGTGCGCCGACATCGACTACGCCGCGCAGAGCAGCGCCGTACAACGGCTGCAACAGCTGTTCGGTAATGGTGGCACGCGCCACCTGGACCTGGCCTGCGGCACCGGGCCCCACGTGCGGCATTTTCTCGATGCGGGCTTTCAGAGCGGCGGGCTGGACATCAACCAGCCGATGCTCGACAAGGCCGCCATCCGCTGCCCCGAAGCGCACTTCGCCGTGCAGGACATGTGCACGTTCAGCGTCGCCGAGCCGTTCGACCTGATCACCTGCTTTCTCTACTCGCTGCATTACAGCGCCACCGTCGCACGGCTCAAAGCCTGCATCGCCAGCGTGCACCGCGCCCTGCAGCCCGGTGGGCTGTTCTGCTTCAACGCGGTCGACCGCACCCGCATCGACAACCGCCTGTTCGCCTCGCACACCGTGCAGATCGAGGCCGGGCGCTTCACCTTCAGCTCCGGTTGGCACTACAGCGGCGCGGGCGAGCGCCAGGCCCTGCGCCTGCACATCGAAAAGACCGCAGGCGACGAAACCCTGACCTGGCATGACGAACACCCCATGGTCGCAGTGAGCTTCGCCGAGCTTGAGGCGCTTCTCGAACCGCACTTCGAGGTGCATGTGCTGGAACACGACTACCAGCGCATCCTGCCGCTCGGTGATGGAGCGGGGAATGCGCTGTTCGTTTGTGTGAAACGCTAG
- a CDS encoding putative phage abortive infection protein, with amino-acid sequence MSIRLAYEFKKKLLKEKILRAVKYRTIITKEVFSKITFGSFITITSTTLSLAVAALLYLNLSDTFVSFKIPNEDRLQYWGQIGDYIGGILNPLLSFLALMAVLHTIKIQRNELKDAREEAKLSNTIQFKQTEIFERQNFESALFRLFEVHNRLIDRFLSDRTGENILKLILEQIRFELLSLDKADDELQKTSKSQKYYLLRQKEIEKLSKAATSTLEIKYPESLSHYFRNIYQILKTIDEYNHTSDPNSKIPPERQAYFFRRRYSSMFRALLTGDELKILTMNCLTSNGSGMKRYIEKYSILKHLDANDFLKDRSHALDIFSEVAFMDSEKISDSHIARFDFSQQIDRKKR; translated from the coding sequence ATGAGTATTCGGCTGGCCTACGAATTCAAGAAAAAACTATTAAAAGAAAAAATACTAAGAGCCGTTAAATATAGGACCATAATAACCAAGGAAGTCTTCTCAAAAATAACGTTTGGAAGTTTTATAACAATAACAAGCACAACACTGTCGCTGGCCGTAGCTGCACTACTCTACCTAAATCTCTCAGACACATTCGTATCATTCAAAATACCTAACGAGGATAGACTTCAATACTGGGGACAGATAGGTGACTACATTGGAGGAATTCTAAACCCCTTACTCAGCTTTCTAGCGCTAATGGCTGTACTACATACAATAAAAATACAAAGAAACGAACTAAAAGACGCACGAGAAGAGGCGAAACTCTCCAACACCATCCAATTCAAACAAACAGAAATATTTGAAAGGCAAAATTTTGAGTCAGCATTATTTCGACTCTTTGAAGTCCACAACCGATTAATTGATAGATTCCTGAGCGATAGAACAGGAGAAAACATACTAAAGCTGATACTCGAACAAATAAGATTTGAACTTTTGTCATTAGACAAAGCTGATGACGAACTACAAAAAACAAGTAAAAGCCAAAAATACTATCTACTGAGGCAGAAAGAGATAGAAAAACTTTCCAAAGCGGCCACATCAACGCTAGAAATAAAATATCCAGAATCACTATCACACTACTTCAGAAACATATATCAAATATTAAAAACCATTGACGAATACAACCACACTAGCGATCCCAACTCAAAAATCCCACCAGAAAGACAAGCTTATTTTTTCAGACGCCGATACAGCAGCATGTTCAGGGCCTTACTAACTGGCGATGAACTAAAAATATTGACCATGAACTGCCTTACAAGTAACGGTTCGGGCATGAAGAGATACATAGAAAAGTACTCTATTCTTAAACATCTAGATGCGAATGACTTCCTAAAAGATAGAAGCCACGCCCTAGACATCTTCAGCGAAGTAGCTTTTATGGACTCTGAAAAAATATCGGACTCCCATATCGCAAGATTTGATTTTTCACAACAAATTGATCGTAAAAAGAGATAG
- a CDS encoding REP-associated tyrosine transposase, producing the protein MGRSRYVITEPDKPHFLTCTVLEWLPLFTRPALVDTLLDCWRYQQANQGLRLYGYVILENHLHFVAQAPDLGRCLSSFKSFTARKIIDHLQARGTELLLERLRFSKRAHKTDRQFQLWQEGTHAELVYSEAVMRQKLDYIHQNPIKRGYVDNAEHWRYSSARNYAGLPGLIEIDRWYS; encoded by the coding sequence ATGGGCCGCAGCCGCTACGTCATTACCGAACCCGACAAGCCACACTTCCTTACTTGCACAGTGCTGGAATGGCTGCCGCTATTCACTCGACCTGCCCTGGTCGACACCCTGCTGGACTGCTGGCGTTATCAGCAGGCCAATCAGGGGTTACGTCTCTACGGTTACGTCATTCTGGAAAACCATCTGCACTTCGTCGCACAAGCGCCTGACCTGGGTAGATGCCTCAGCAGCTTCAAGTCATTTACCGCTCGCAAGATCATCGATCATCTGCAAGCGCGAGGGACGGAACTTTTGCTGGAACGGCTGCGCTTTAGCAAACGGGCGCATAAAACCGATCGCCAATTCCAGCTCTGGCAGGAAGGCACTCATGCAGAGTTGGTGTATAGCGAAGCAGTAATGCGGCAGAAGCTCGACTATATCCACCAGAACCCGATCAAGCGTGGCTACGTGGATAACGCGGAGCATTGGCGTTACTCCAGCGCCAGAAACTACGCGGGTTTGCCGGGGCTGATCGAGATAGATCGCTGGTACTCGTGA
- a CDS encoding GNAT family N-acetyltransferase — MFTLTHLDAPPPESLKAQVLQMVVDYFSDISPVPLTPSNPLFQLYQYVIGFEVHLYLQAMNGEADSPTHLLMALDDQDPAVVLGFALYLPSQDDAEACTLAYMAVAASHRRRGIARAMLQRITERHPHLELACVAGKVPTFEAMGLQVLAAQGPQVLMNTRDQRSDGLVAVQDLAPVFQSTEVRQIHAYLLKQHGKKAMSEAEKQRDYHLDQLAHQARQLVAERLTPTLH, encoded by the coding sequence ATGTTCACCCTCACCCATCTCGACGCCCCGCCACCCGAGTCCCTCAAAGCCCAGGTGCTGCAGATGGTGGTGGACTACTTCAGCGATATCAGCCCGGTGCCGCTGACGCCCAGCAACCCGCTGTTCCAGCTGTACCAGTACGTGATCGGCTTTGAGGTGCACCTGTACCTGCAGGCCATGAATGGCGAAGCCGATAGCCCAACGCACCTGCTGATGGCCCTGGACGATCAGGACCCTGCCGTGGTGCTGGGTTTCGCCCTGTACCTGCCCAGCCAGGACGACGCCGAGGCCTGCACCCTCGCCTACATGGCCGTGGCCGCCAGTCACCGCCGTCGCGGTATCGCTCGCGCCATGCTGCAGCGCATCACCGAGCGGCATCCCCATCTGGAGCTGGCTTGCGTCGCCGGCAAGGTGCCGACCTTCGAGGCCATGGGCCTGCAGGTGCTCGCCGCCCAAGGGCCGCAGGTGCTGATGAACACCCGCGACCAGCGCTCCGATGGCCTGGTGGCCGTGCAGGACCTGGCGCCGGTGTTTCAGTCCACCGAGGTGCGGCAGATCCACGCCTACCTGCTCAAGCAGCATGGCAAGAAGGCCATGAGCGAGGCCGAGAAACAGCGCGACTATCACCTGGACCAACTGGCCCACCAGGCTCGCCAACTGGTTGCCGAGCGGCTTACGCCGACGCTGCACTGA
- a CDS encoding GGDEF domain-containing protein has translation MALDPLTLLTMTIALALAAALYLAVEWRTVREPALLSWSAGFALISVGSTLALLRSSGLLVIGIWFANGLLIISHGLFYAGVARFTETKLSRAWLLVVAIWLAMLLLPEGPQWSKTMLLVNSLLIALITIRASFLLRPEGKSFGAGAAQLRFVLLGHGLFYIAKAIPVLVPGTLIDLASFHGLIIQISLVEGVMALMLIALSMTGTVRIRREQRIERLAARDPLTAMYNRRALEARAPHLLNAATPARPGALLLIDIDNFKLVNDLHGHAAGDRLLVALSEMIRVALPEGALAARLGGDEFVILLKNASTAQIVELGETLRERFRVIAAEGFATPEAVTLSVGASLFDQPPASLAALIEQGDVALYASKRGGRDSIRLVDRTASAQALAG, from the coding sequence GTGGCGCTCGATCCCCTGACTCTGTTGACGATGACCATTGCTCTGGCGCTGGCGGCAGCGCTGTATCTGGCGGTGGAGTGGCGCACCGTGCGTGAGCCGGCGCTGCTGTCGTGGAGCGCCGGCTTCGCGTTGATCAGCGTCGGCTCGACCCTGGCGCTGCTACGCAGCAGTGGTCTGCTGGTGATCGGGATCTGGTTCGCCAACGGCCTGCTGATCATCTCGCACGGGCTGTTCTACGCCGGGGTGGCGCGCTTTACCGAAACGAAACTGTCGCGTGCCTGGCTGCTGGTCGTTGCCATCTGGCTGGCGATGCTGCTGTTGCCGGAAGGCCCGCAATGGTCGAAGACCATGCTGCTGGTCAATTCGCTGCTGATCGCGCTGATCACCATCAGAGCCAGTTTCCTGCTGCGGCCCGAAGGCAAGTCGTTCGGCGCCGGCGCCGCGCAGCTGCGTTTCGTGCTGCTGGGCCATGGGCTGTTCTACATCGCCAAGGCCATCCCGGTACTGGTGCCCGGCACGCTGATCGACCTGGCCTCGTTCCACGGCCTGATCATTCAGATTTCTCTGGTCGAGGGCGTGATGGCGCTGATGCTGATCGCCCTGTCGATGACCGGCACCGTGCGCATCCGCCGCGAGCAACGCATCGAACGCCTGGCCGCCCGCGATCCGCTGACCGCCATGTACAACCGCCGCGCCCTGGAGGCACGGGCGCCGCATCTGCTCAATGCCGCCACGCCTGCACGGCCGGGCGCGCTGCTGCTGATCGATATCGACAACTTCAAGCTGGTCAATGACCTGCACGGCCACGCGGCCGGCGACCGTCTGCTGGTGGCGCTGAGTGAAATGATTCGTGTGGCGCTGCCCGAAGGCGCGCTGGCGGCGCGCCTGGGCGGTGACGAGTTCGTGATTCTGCTCAAGAACGCCTCGACCGCGCAGATCGTCGAGCTGGGCGAAACGCTGCGCGAGCGCTTTCGGGTGATTGCCGCCGAGGGTTTCGCAACACCGGAAGCGGTCACCCTGAGCGTCGGCGCCAGCCTGTTCGATCAGCCACCGGCCAGCCTGGCGGCGCTGATCGAACAGGGTGACGTGGCGTTGTACGCATCCAAACGCGGCGGGCGTGACAGCATTCGGTTGGTGGATCGCACCGCCAGCGCTCAAGCGCTGGCGGGCTGA
- a CDS encoding DUF2076 domain-containing protein — MNSEEQTLIDGLFTRLQEAEHEGGLRDSEAEAQIKSHLARQPAAPYYMAQALLIQEAAIKRLDQRVRELEAQAADAQRQRSGSGGFLSGLFGGGQPASAAQQSQRPAGWGETRFSQNAPAAPAASVAPAATLGAAPAAQGGGFMRGALQTAAGVAGGVMVADLLTNMFHHNQPQEIVEVIREDAPMQDSFGNGLDDTPMRDNFADTSYSNSNDIDTDAFDSSDFFDDDSMFS; from the coding sequence ATGAATTCCGAAGAGCAAACCCTGATCGATGGCCTGTTCACTCGCCTGCAAGAGGCCGAGCACGAGGGCGGGCTGCGCGATAGCGAAGCCGAAGCGCAGATCAAGAGCCATCTGGCCCGACAGCCTGCCGCGCCGTATTACATGGCTCAGGCGCTGCTGATTCAGGAAGCGGCCATCAAGCGCTTGGACCAGCGCGTGCGTGAGCTGGAAGCTCAGGCTGCCGACGCCCAGCGCCAGCGTTCCGGCAGTGGTGGTTTCCTTTCCGGCCTGTTCGGCGGAGGCCAGCCGGCCAGCGCAGCGCAGCAGAGCCAGCGCCCGGCCGGCTGGGGCGAAACGCGCTTTTCCCAGAATGCGCCTGCGGCACCAGCGGCGTCGGTTGCGCCCGCGGCCACCCTGGGCGCTGCACCAGCCGCCCAGGGTGGTGGCTTTATGCGTGGTGCCCTGCAAACCGCGGCCGGCGTGGCCGGCGGGGTGATGGTGGCGGACCTGCTCACCAACATGTTCCACCACAATCAGCCCCAGGAAATCGTCGAGGTGATCCGCGAGGACGCGCCCATGCAGGACAGCTTCGGCAACGGACTGGACGACACGCCCATGCGCGACAACTTCGCCGACACCTCGTATTCCAACAGCAACGACATCGACACCGATGCCTTCGACAGCTCGGACTTCTTCGACGACGACAGCATGTTCAGCTGA
- a CDS encoding DUF1289 domain-containing protein yields the protein MAKDIENPCVSLCQLNSEMCVSCGRTREEIRKWRGMKRPEKMATVQKAAARMKAIAKKKGKGQKSD from the coding sequence GTGGCCAAGGACATTGAAAATCCCTGCGTGTCGCTGTGTCAGCTCAACAGCGAAATGTGCGTCAGCTGTGGGCGCACGCGGGAGGAAATCCGCAAATGGCGGGGCATGAAGCGGCCGGAGAAGATGGCCACGGTGCAAAAGGCCGCGGCGCGGATGAAGGCGATTGCCAAGAAGAAGGGCAAGGGGCAGAAGTCCGATTAG
- a CDS encoding tetratricopeptide repeat protein, protein MWFTKKNTLSDEQATALNEQAWTAFREQNLDVALEHFQTLAKACPADPRWMNGVGAVSLAREDRAGARRHFQMAAEHDYPGSHYNLGIMAYQEDDLDAAHRHFLRAAEHDYPGSHYNLGTMAFQEGDHDAARHYFQQAAKYDCPRSHFYLGSMAYQDGDHDAAVEHLDNAVRHDHAEALNLLGDIHLHAERYSQAEQAYRRATELGNVDGYNNLGLLYLQLEDYQQAKQALLQALQSDHVYAQHNLAVAYHRLGELEAAERWYLISFSQHGNLQSLENLGHVYGHSGREVEGQALVAASDKLYEDQPLNEYEQALIDRLLA, encoded by the coding sequence ATGTGGTTCACCAAGAAAAACACGCTCAGTGACGAGCAGGCGACCGCGCTCAACGAGCAAGCATGGACCGCGTTTCGCGAGCAGAACCTGGATGTCGCGCTGGAGCATTTCCAGACCCTTGCCAAGGCGTGTCCTGCCGACCCGCGCTGGATGAACGGCGTTGGCGCGGTGAGCCTGGCCCGTGAAGATCGCGCCGGCGCCCGTCGACACTTTCAGATGGCTGCCGAGCACGATTATCCCGGCAGCCACTACAACCTTGGCATCATGGCCTATCAGGAAGATGACCTGGACGCCGCCCACCGGCACTTCCTGAGGGCTGCCGAGCACGATTATCCGGGCAGCCATTACAACCTTGGCACCATGGCCTTCCAGGAAGGCGATCATGATGCTGCCCGCCATTATTTCCAGCAGGCCGCCAAGTACGATTGCCCCCGCAGCCACTTCTACCTTGGCAGCATGGCCTACCAGGACGGCGATCACGATGCCGCTGTCGAGCACCTCGACAACGCCGTGCGCCACGATCATGCGGAAGCGTTGAATCTGCTCGGTGATATTCACCTGCACGCCGAGCGTTACTCGCAGGCCGAGCAGGCCTACCGGCGCGCCACTGAGCTGGGCAATGTCGACGGCTACAACAACCTTGGTCTGTTGTACCTGCAGCTCGAGGATTATCAGCAGGCCAAGCAGGCGTTGTTGCAGGCCCTGCAATCCGACCACGTCTACGCCCAGCACAATCTGGCGGTGGCCTATCACCGCCTGGGCGAGCTGGAGGCGGCCGAGCGTTGGTACCTGATTTCCTTCTCGCAGCACGGCAATCTGCAGTCGCTGGAGAACCTTGGGCATGTGTATGGCCACAGTGGGCGGGAAGTCGAGGGCCAGGCGCTGGTCGCGGCCTCTGACAAGCTCTATGAGGATCAGCCTCTCAATGAGTATGAGCAGGCGTTGATTGATCGTTTGTTGGCCTGA
- a CDS encoding ion channel gives MPKAHIYLLRYPSASLLFVQLLGILLYPFMERLSEGRAIVGAFGIVVLAMSLRMVRSSPTIHWIAFTQAACILALTVAVEFESNTALSILLAGLESSFYFYAAGGLIAYMMEDERASTDELFAVGATFTLLAWAFAHAFSVCQLVSPGSFSAAINPEAQRTWVELLFLSFTTLSGVGLSDIIPLRPFARALVMLEQFAGVMYIGLVVTRMISLTVRPKRS, from the coding sequence ATGCCCAAGGCCCACATCTATCTGCTCCGCTACCCGTCCGCCAGCCTGCTGTTCGTGCAGTTGCTGGGCATCCTGCTCTACCCGTTCATGGAGCGGCTGTCCGAGGGGCGGGCCATCGTCGGCGCGTTCGGTATCGTGGTGCTGGCCATGTCGCTGCGCATGGTGCGCAGTAGCCCGACCATTCATTGGATCGCCTTCACCCAGGCGGCATGCATTCTGGCGCTGACCGTGGCGGTGGAGTTCGAGAGCAACACAGCGCTGTCGATCCTGCTGGCGGGTCTGGAATCGAGCTTCTATTTCTACGCCGCGGGCGGCCTGATCGCCTACATGATGGAAGACGAGCGCGCGAGCACCGACGAGCTGTTCGCGGTCGGCGCCACCTTCACCCTGCTGGCCTGGGCCTTTGCCCATGCTTTTTCGGTGTGTCAGCTGGTCAGCCCCGGCAGTTTCAGCGCGGCGATCAATCCCGAGGCGCAGCGCACCTGGGTGGAATTGCTGTTCCTGAGCTTCACCACCCTGTCCGGCGTCGGCCTGAGCGACATCATTCCGCTGCGCCCCTTCGCCCGCGCCCTGGTGATGCTCGAACAGTTCGCCGGCGTGATGTACATCGGCCTGGTGGTCACGCGGATGATCAGCCTGACCGTCAGGCCGAAACGCAGCTGA
- a CDS encoding DMT family transporter, which produces MKDSARGLLLVTSGIVLLSFDGLLVRLVQADGWSIVFWRGLLMFIALGAFSLSAGSRASLRAKPLPSAVSAVLLALISLFFVLAIIHTTVANVVVILSTAPLFAALFTRFFLQEAVAVRTWLAIGVATLGIVLVFAGSFSASDLLGNGYALLSSAALGANLTLLRRHSSLARMPLIALGGLVAALIALPKAQPFGLDQTSYLALGIMGLLQMPLATLLINSATRYLPSAEVALFYLLESVLGTLWVWYFLNEVPAQATLYGGVLVIVTLMVHAGFTLRARPALPA; this is translated from the coding sequence ATGAAAGACTCAGCGCGCGGCCTGCTGCTGGTCACCAGCGGTATCGTGCTGCTCAGCTTCGATGGCCTGTTGGTGCGCCTGGTGCAGGCCGATGGCTGGAGCATCGTGTTTTGGCGCGGACTGCTGATGTTCATCGCCCTGGGCGCCTTTTCACTGTCCGCCGGCAGCCGCGCGAGCCTGCGGGCCAAGCCGCTGCCCAGTGCCGTGTCGGCGGTGCTGCTGGCGCTGATCTCGCTGTTCTTCGTGCTGGCGATCATCCACACCACGGTGGCGAACGTGGTGGTCATCCTCAGTACAGCGCCGTTGTTTGCCGCGCTGTTCACGCGCTTTTTCCTTCAGGAAGCCGTGGCGGTGCGCACCTGGCTGGCCATCGGCGTGGCGACGCTGGGCATCGTGCTGGTGTTCGCCGGCTCCTTCAGCGCCAGCGATCTGCTGGGCAACGGCTATGCATTACTGTCGTCAGCCGCCCTGGGTGCCAACCTGACCCTGCTGCGCCGCCATTCCAGCCTCGCACGCATGCCGCTGATTGCCCTGGGCGGGCTGGTCGCCGCGCTGATCGCCTTGCCCAAGGCTCAGCCCTTCGGCCTGGATCAGACGAGCTATCTGGCGCTGGGCATCATGGGCCTGCTGCAGATGCCGCTGGCCACCCTGCTGATCAACAGCGCGACGCGCTACCTGCCGTCCGCCGAGGTGGCGCTTTTCTATCTCCTTGAAAGCGTGCTGGGCACCCTGTGGGTCTGGTACTTCCTGAACGAGGTGCCGGCCCAGGCCACCCTGTACGGCGGCGTACTGGTGATCGTCACGCTGATGGTGCATGCCGGTTTCACCCTGCGCGCCCGCCCCGCTCTGCCGGCTTGA